One genomic segment of Acidobacteriota bacterium includes these proteins:
- a CDS encoding tetratricopeptide repeat protein, with protein sequence MNRISYQLIIVALVAAAVYLGALRCGIIWDDRFLIIENRYLRDWSELRNNLLNDFFRKSRDTSQIGYWRPVVSLSYMIDRTLYNDKPWGFHLQNIIIHSLVSCLVLIMFRYLPLPRGVPLGAALLFAVHPVHVESVAWISGRTDLFCTLFALAALNLDLDNAKKPHPFKVWGSVLATALALLSKEMAVIIPGLIFLRTFLVPGERETNKGKFPAAIGNTMPHAATLVGYLIVHYGILHISPNTASLMNVGRSVFFWTWWKGFLEYLRVLVYPAVLSIEIELHLERSMFSASVMAGMAVFILFLVLTWKMRRIKPALSYLLWFFLISFIPITNFLSPIMTPSQSQFAWNERFLYIPSVAFSGAMSWFLLAALPDGIRRLRRLMSAVIVSRKGWAILTFIIVLASLASRTVARVNDWKDNLSLFSSALRHAPESSLIRTNYGMALADIGRLDEAEKELIRAIGLKPDEYKAHFNLGNVYREKGDLAHAESEYRTAIRIKPGYAQSYLNLGIVFYRTGRIEEALEAFTKADELLPDHVEAKINRANILRLMGRSREAIQFYRQALELEPEASAASLGLAGAFLETGREEEAETLLRRLIADEPDMAEAHLLMAIYLDRKGMRAEAEIEYREVLRINPDHKRVRQRLGIP encoded by the coding sequence ATGAATCGAATATCCTATCAGCTGATCATCGTGGCGCTTGTAGCCGCTGCCGTTTACCTTGGAGCACTACGCTGCGGAATCATCTGGGACGACAGATTCCTCATCATTGAGAATCGATACCTTCGCGATTGGTCTGAACTCAGGAATAATCTCCTCAACGATTTCTTCCGGAAGTCGAGGGATACCTCACAGATCGGATACTGGCGGCCGGTCGTATCTCTGTCCTACATGATCGACAGGACGCTTTACAACGATAAGCCCTGGGGCTTCCATCTTCAGAACATCATCATCCATAGTCTTGTTTCATGTCTTGTTCTCATTATGTTCCGTTATCTGCCTCTGCCGCGAGGTGTGCCACTGGGGGCAGCGCTTCTCTTCGCCGTTCATCCTGTACATGTGGAGTCAGTGGCCTGGATCTCCGGAAGGACAGACCTGTTCTGCACACTTTTCGCTCTTGCAGCGCTCAATCTCGATCTTGACAATGCTAAAAAGCCCCATCCATTCAAGGTGTGGGGTTCCGTTCTCGCGACCGCTCTCGCCCTTCTCTCCAAAGAGATGGCTGTTATCATTCCCGGACTCATCTTCCTTAGGACTTTTCTTGTACCCGGCGAACGGGAAACGAATAAGGGAAAATTCCCGGCAGCCATCGGGAACACAATGCCCCACGCGGCCACCCTCGTCGGATATCTAATCGTACATTATGGAATACTCCATATCTCTCCTAACACGGCTTCATTGATGAATGTGGGACGCTCCGTCTTCTTCTGGACCTGGTGGAAGGGTTTTCTGGAATACCTCCGCGTTCTGGTATATCCAGCTGTGCTATCCATCGAGATCGAGTTGCACCTTGAGAGATCCATGTTCTCGGCAAGCGTCATGGCTGGAATGGCGGTATTCATTTTGTTTCTTGTCCTGACCTGGAAGATGCGCAGGATCAAGCCGGCTCTTTCTTATTTGCTCTGGTTCTTTCTTATATCATTCATTCCGATTACGAACTTCTTATCGCCCATTATGACCCCTTCACAATCGCAATTCGCCTGGAACGAGCGATTCCTGTACATCCCATCGGTTGCTTTCAGCGGAGCAATGAGCTGGTTTCTTCTGGCGGCTCTCCCCGATGGGATCAGACGGCTTCGCCGTTTGATGAGTGCAGTCATCGTGTCAAGAAAAGGATGGGCAATATTGACCTTCATTATCGTCCTAGCCTCTCTCGCTTCAAGAACCGTTGCCCGGGTCAATGATTGGAAGGATAACCTTTCACTTTTCTCTTCTGCGCTGCGCCATGCTCCTGAATCCTCTCTTATTAGAACTAATTACGGGATGGCCCTGGCAGACATCGGCCGACTGGATGAGGCTGAAAAGGAACTGATCAGAGCCATTGGACTTAAGCCGGATGAGTACAAGGCGCATTTCAATCTCGGAAACGTTTACAGGGAAAAGGGTGATCTTGCTCATGCCGAATCAGAATATCGCACCGCCATTCGGATCAAACCGGGATATGCGCAGTCATATCTCAACCTCGGCATCGTATTTTACAGGACAGGCAGGATTGAAGAGGCTCTCGAGGCCTTCACTAAAGCGGATGAACTCCTTCCCGACCACGTGGAAGCAAAAATCAACCGCGCAAATATTCTTCGGCTGATGGGCCGGAGTAGAGAAGCCATTCAATTTTACCGGCAGGCATTGGAGCTGGAGCCGGAGGCGTCGGCGGCTTCGCTTGGATTGGCGGGAGCATTCCTGGAAACGGGAAGGGAAGAGGAGGCGGAAACACTGCTCCGGAGGCTCATCGCGGATGAACCGGACATGGCTGAAGCGCATCTGCTCATGGCCATCTATCTTGACAGGAAGGGGATGCGCGCGGAAGCTGAAATAGAGTACAGAGAAGTCCTGCGAATCAATCCCGATCATAAGAGAGTGCGTCAGCGCCTCGGCATTCCCTGA